In Gallaecimonas pentaromativorans, the following are encoded in one genomic region:
- a CDS encoding IS630 family transposase, giving the protein HLNPKMGADWMPRGQQRRVATPGQNAKHYLAGALHAKTGRVLYVSGQSKDSGLFIAMLSKLRSTYRQAKSITLVVDNYIIHKSRKTQCWLADNPKFKLVFQPVYSPWVNRIERLWQALHETITRNHRCKTMWQLLGRVRHFMETVSPFPGSGHGIRKVEHN; this is encoded by the coding sequence CACCTCAACCCGAAAATGGGAGCGGACTGGATGCCGCGAGGCCAGCAACGACGGGTGGCCACGCCGGGCCAGAACGCCAAGCACTATCTGGCGGGGGCGCTCCATGCCAAAACCGGGCGAGTGCTGTATGTCTCGGGGCAAAGTAAGGACTCAGGGTTATTCATCGCCATGTTGAGCAAGCTGCGCAGCACCTACCGGCAAGCGAAAAGCATCACCTTGGTGGTGGACAACTACATCATCCATAAAAGTCGGAAGACGCAGTGCTGGTTGGCCGACAACCCCAAGTTCAAGCTGGTGTTCCAGCCGGTTTACTCGCCCTGGGTCAACCGTATTGAACGGCTCTGGCAGGCACTGCACGAAACCATCACCCGCAATCATCGATGCAAAACGATGTGGCAATTATTGGGCAGGGTTCGTCACTTCATGGAGACCGTTTCACCCTTTCCTGGCAGTGGTCATGGTATCCGCAAGGTGGAGCACAATTAG